The Misgurnus anguillicaudatus chromosome 15, ASM2758022v2, whole genome shotgun sequence genome has a window encoding:
- the gins2 gene encoding DNA replication complex GINS protein PSF2 isoform X1 — MDAAEVEFLAEKELVKIIPNFSLDKIYLIGGDLGPFNPGLPVEVPVWLALNLKQRHKCRIVPPEWMETNKLEEIREQERKLDTFTPIPSPYYMELTKLLLNHAADNIPKADEIRTLVKDIWDTRVAKLRLSADSFISQQEAHAQLDNLTLMEINTTRSFLLDSLNYMYKLRSNMQPSRTKDY; from the exons ATGGACGCAGCAGAAGTTGAGTTTCTCGCCGAGAAGGAGCTGGTGAAAATTATTCCCAACTTTAGTCTCGACAAAATCTATTTAATCGGG GGGGATCTGGGCCCGTTTAACCCGGGTTTGCCAGTGGAGGTCCCTGTGTGGCTGGCCCTTAATCTTAAACAGAGACACAAATGCAGGATCGTACCTCCAGAATGGATGGAAACCA ACAAACTGGAGGAGATCCGTGAACAGGAGCGTAAACTGGACACTTTCACTCCCATACCGAGTCCATATTACATGGAGCTTACCAAACTATTACTCAACCA TGCTGCAGATAACATCCCCAAAGCTGATGAGATTCGCACACTGGTGAAAGACATCTGGGACACGCGCGTGGCCAAACTAAGACTCTCTGCTGACAGTTTTATCAGCCAGCAGGAGGCTCATGCGCAG ctgGATAATCTCACGCTGATGGAGATCAATACCACACGCTCTTTTCTGCTGGACTCTCTGAACTACATGTATAAACTGCGTTCAAACATGCAGCCGAGCAGAACTAAAGACTATTAA
- the gins2 gene encoding DNA replication complex GINS protein PSF2 isoform X2 — translation MVLRCFVHIYQGDLGPFNPGLPVEVPVWLALNLKQRHKCRIVPPEWMETNKLEEIREQERKLDTFTPIPSPYYMELTKLLLNHAADNIPKADEIRTLVKDIWDTRVAKLRLSADSFISQQEAHAQLDNLTLMEINTTRSFLLDSLNYMYKLRSNMQPSRTKDY, via the exons ATGGTATTAAGGTGTTTTGTACACATTTATCAG GGGGATCTGGGCCCGTTTAACCCGGGTTTGCCAGTGGAGGTCCCTGTGTGGCTGGCCCTTAATCTTAAACAGAGACACAAATGCAGGATCGTACCTCCAGAATGGATGGAAACCA ACAAACTGGAGGAGATCCGTGAACAGGAGCGTAAACTGGACACTTTCACTCCCATACCGAGTCCATATTACATGGAGCTTACCAAACTATTACTCAACCA TGCTGCAGATAACATCCCCAAAGCTGATGAGATTCGCACACTGGTGAAAGACATCTGGGACACGCGCGTGGCCAAACTAAGACTCTCTGCTGACAGTTTTATCAGCCAGCAGGAGGCTCATGCGCAG ctgGATAATCTCACGCTGATGGAGATCAATACCACACGCTCTTTTCTGCTGGACTCTCTGAACTACATGTATAAACTGCGTTCAAACATGCAGCCGAGCAGAACTAAAGACTATTAA